In Citrus sinensis cultivar Valencia sweet orange chromosome 3, DVS_A1.0, whole genome shotgun sequence, the sequence aaattatttaattatgtagttaaaatattttaatttactaataataataaagtgttagtttatgaatttgtaaaatcatttttttttgtttgagcaatgagtttgtatttttggttgagTTTTTGTCCTAATATAAAAGgagtaaatttaattgcacacttaaataaatttaattaaaattttgtcctGAAAATCGTGGCTTCCATAAGCATTAATGCAACTGAAATTTTATAGGTGTGGGACtaatatgtaaaaatttaaaaaaaattattttatttttatttttataacaaattataggACTCCATTATAGTTGACCTTAAAAACGGCAAAAAATGGTACCACACCCTGTTGCAAAGTAGTTTTGCCTTAATTTGAATACAATTGCAAAGATGtctgtaatttttcttttttgaggTTTAAGTACATTAGAAATACTTAATAAATACACTATAGATATTTTATAAACCATAGGTGGCCTTTTTTTCTGAAatctaaaagattttaattagttgcgaatttatttttttgtgtagaattgcaaaaagtaaatattaagttgTATTTTTGTATTCATACCTTTACAAGTTATAActgttaaacaaataataaacatatcaaataactcaaataagataatatattatcataacataaataatattcaattgaatataatcctttatattttaaattaatatatgttaaaaaattttattgtagtttatGACGCtcttatatgaaaaatatttataaaagaattataaagataaataatgctagtgtgaagaaaaaaaagataaaaataataataggcTACAATTGCATTATCACAAGCTAATAAAATGggtaataatgctaattattgaattttatttgggtaaggatgaaaattaattaattaaataaggatagtttagagaatatattttaatgatattatttagacttttttataaaacaaaaggataaaaaaattagattaataactgaaaatttttattaaattaaaaataaatagatttaataacttaattggtcattaaataaaaaacaaacagtcCCTTagtcttatttattttttaccaaCTCAATTAAAGTATATGTGGTTTTGTAATGATAAGTTAACGGATAttatgattttcaaaataaaaataataattttgaatgcGGATCCAAAGACATTATCatcaaagtctttttttttttctttttcaaacaatgattaattgagtaaaaaactaaaataaaaaattctgatTAAAGGGTGGGTAAAACTTAATTACTATTCTTAATCTATTCATTTCTTAAGATTCggatgattaattaaataaaataaatactcaGTTAATTCAAATATACGCGGACATATCAATACGATAATTGCATTTGTGTAAATTTCTACGcgtgaataataaatttttatactcAGAACTTTCCCAATCCATTAATTACTGTACAAATTCTACATAGAGATTTGTGGAGATTGAATCTAGTGTTGAAATTAAGTTGAGTagtgtttaaatttttataatctgTGTGCGTATATTTATACCACGTTAAAgatttaatcttatttttatctaataatattCAAACACGTAACACGATATTATCGAGTGTGGGGGGCTGCTACAAAGGATAAAGCGGCGGTTGGAGGTTAACGCCTTGAAACGGCGACGTCTTTACGTATTTCCAAAGTCCCAAATCTCAGGCAGTTTCGTACTTCTATGACTGCAAATTTACCCCACGGATGAGAAGGAAAAATCCCCCTTTGTCACCAGGAAGTTGAACAATAAAGAATCGCGAGCCGTTGCTGAGAACTGAATCGAGCGACCATGGCGACCGAGCCGCCTAGCAGCAGCACCACTGCAACGACCGTTCCACAAGAGAAACGACACCGTTCAGTCTTCGACCTTCCCTCGAATTTCTTCGATTCTTGTCGCTTACTATCTCCTTTGGCAACATCAATGTCTGATAATGATTCCCGCCCCGCCGCAGAAACTCTAAAAGTGATCCATGATTGCGAGGAAGAAGATAACCGCTCCATAAACAGCGTCGCTCTAACTAGGTGGACCTGTAATACTTGTAAAACCGAGTTCGAGTCTCTTCAGGACCAGCGCTCGCACTTCAAATCCGATGTTCATCGTTTCAATGTAATAAAACATCTGCCTCTTATGAATCTTTGAAACAAAattgctattttttttccctcctttTGTAAACTGCCTCTTATAATCCTATGTTCACCGTTTATTATGTCAATTGTTTTCGATAGTTGTAAACTACAACTATTACGTGTGCCACATTGATCTTTTTCTTCCATTATTAAATGGCCATCAATTGTTGTTTCCTTCTATAGTCGTGGTGTGTTTACTAGATTGTGTTCTGATAATAGGTGAAGCTAACCATTGCTGGTAAGGACATTGTGAAGGAGGAAGATTTTGAGGAATTGACATCTGATTCTCTTAAAGACTATGATGTATCGAGTATATCTGGCTCAGAAGATGAAGCTGATAAGTTATCCTGCCGCCATGATCCACGTGGGGAGTCAGTTCCGAGTGTTAGGACGAAGTTGTTTATCCGCCTTCAGTCAGGGGAGAGAGTTTCATTTTGGAAGTGTCTTATGTTGAATGAGTCTGAAAGTGTTTCCTATGAGGATGATAAATCATTTTCTGTCAACGACGAGGGGTGCTTGAGTGTGAGTGAAGTGATTGAGAGATTGAAAAGTTTGACTTGTGAGCCTAGGGATGGTACTCATCTCAGGGTTGTGTTGCTTGCAAGTGGTGGCCACTTTGCTGGCTCTGTGTTTGATGGTAACTTGGTTGTGGCTCGCAAAACATTTCACAGGTCAGTACATTTTTGTCTACTGCTGTTTGAGCATTTTATTTCCACAAGTTAGAAAATGGGACTGAAGAACATTGATCCAAACCTAGTTATGAGATatgcttaattatttttgctttaattgtaattaaatgatttatcTGTCTTGTAGATATGTGGTGAGGGCCAAGGCTGGTAAAAAACAGTCATCAAAAGATGCAAGTGGCAAGGCTGCGAATTCTGCCGGAGCTGCTCTTCGACGGTATAATGAACTTGCCTTAAAGAAGGTATGAAGTACTGTATCTTTTGAGTTTGTTTTATTCACTTGTATGTATATTTCTTTACTATATCCAAATGGAGCAATATGAGGAAACATATTGTTTCTTATTCCTGGAAAGTGGACTAATTATTGTCTCACAAACATTCTAGGATTTACAAGAACTTCTTGCTTCTTGGAAGCCTTATTTTGATGCTTCGATTTGTGTTTTCATTTATGCCCCTTCAACTAATCGTCAACTGCTTTTCAATGGGGATAAATCGTATTTTAGTCATCAGTGTTGTACCATTCAAAATATTCCGCTGGCTGTTCGGAGGCCTACACTCAAGGAAACCCAACGTGTATACAGGCAACTGACACAGGTTGCCTATGAAGTAGATGAGAAGGATATTTCGTTGGAAACTTGTGAGAGCTCGAGAATAAACTCCATTAGCAATTGTGACCCAGGCTCTAGTAAAGAAGACTTAGCTGATAAATTGGATCTCAAGGAAACATTTGAAGCTTCTTCAAGTTGCAAACAATATTCTGAACAGTGTTTGTCAAGTGAGAGTGAAAGTGAAGTTACAGGCATAACAACATCTCTCCATGAAGCAGCTCAGTCTAGCATTGctcagaaagttttggaacTCCTAGAACAGGGTCTCGATCCTTGCATCAAGGATGAAAATGGGCGCACTCCGTATATGCTGGCTAGTGAGAAGGAGGTTAGGAATACTTTTAGACGGTTCATGGCCTCAAACCCTGATAAATGGGATTGGCACGCTGCTAAAGTACCTAGTGCATTGACAAAAGAAATGGAGGAATCCCAAGCTGCTAAACAGGTGTTTATTGATTTTCCTTATGGTGGGCAGATTATTTTGATTGTCttctaataaattattgtaaaatgaataattgagattattgataaaattggttatcctctaataaattattgtataatGAATAATTGAGATTATTGATAAAACAAGAGAGAAGCAGACTGTCAATGATTACGGATGATTTACTTTTCTTTGTGGATGTTCAGGCAGAGAAGGATGCCAAGCGGAAAGCAAGAgcaaaagaattgaagaaattgCGTAAAGCAAGAGAAAAGAGGGCAGCACAGGTGAGCATCATTCTGTCATGGTCCTGatatttcttaaaagatgCCAGGGAAGATATTTTTCATCCCTTAATGTTTATGCTTCTTTCTGTTGACTGGATTTTCAAAAACTGATGCAGTAGTGTGGggttattaaatattaattgataagGTCAATCTATTCATCTTATATTCTCTTTTCCCTTTtccaatttttaataattgttttcaAAGGAAAAAGGGCAGAAGGGTCCAAGGGGAGGGGTTGGGTGGAAAGTTAGTATCAGATATTTTGTGCATAAGTTGGACTTTGAATGTGCACTTTTTGGTTTTGtcagataaaaaattaacattgtCATTGCTACTGTTCATTGTGCTCATAGCATGGTTTCTGTTTCCCATTTATTGATCTGGTGACCTCGGCAGTTTGATTTGAACTAGTTATCTGAATACACAGGCCCAGGCTGCTGAAAATGCTGCAGTTGCAGATAACCAATTGACACCATCCTCCGTTCTTAAGGGAGAGGCCCAACTTCGTGGATTGCACATCTCCAAAGAGGTTAGATTAGAATTTTCtacaaatgattatatgatggacattatttcacatgattttgagatttttcattagcatatcaattttaaatttgactaTTTTGTTCTTTCATCTAgcattttttgttgatttggcTTTCAGATTGCCTCTCTTTCTATGCCATTTTACTTGTTCATCGCTTCATGAATTGTAAAATGGTTTCTTTTTCACCTTACTAGGAGGAGCTGAAGAGATCACAAGCTGCTGAAAGGGAGAAAAGAGCAGCTGCTGCTGAGAGGAGAATGGCTGCAGCTCTAGCCCTTAATGCTCAAGGCAGTAGCACTAGCGTTGCACCTAGTACTTTACAGCCCAAAACTGGCTTAGCAACTGATATTAACTGCTCATGTTGCGGTGCATCATTGGCCGGCAAAGTGCCTTTTCACAGGTATAATTACAAATACTGCAGCACATCATGTATGCATGTGCACCGAGAGGTCCTCGAAGATGGATAACATTTAAGGTACCTCTGTTAATGTTATCACCTTTCTCATTGTTCGAGTCTCATTGGCATTGATTGGTATAGTCAATTTTACAATTTGTTAAAACTGATACCATACAGAattcaagaaataaattctatttataTGATGCCTTGATTGCTGCAAGGGGCAGAGAAGGGGCGAACGAGCCAATattattagagaaaataaattgttatttatGTTCAGATCTTAAAAGAAGAGAATTTTGGAGTAGATACTCTGGCAAGCAATAATCATGAGCTATTGAAATTTCGTGACACCGTTCTAGTATTGCCAAGGCCAAAGAACAAAACACTTTAGCCTACCGATGAGCTGAACCACATTAAgctaaagaaaatatatatatataggagaTGAAAACAGATCCAATTTCTGATCATGAAAATTGAGGGGGCGAACCGCGAATGAAGATTGAACATGAAATCCATCCACAAATCGTTTGCGTGATTTTCCATTTCTTCGTTTGGAGGCACAGACTTTCCACGCGTCTCAGGTCTTCCTTTAACCGCATGCAATCCCCATTACTTTCCACGCGTTTCAGGTCTTTCTGTAACGGCATGCAATCTCTATTAATGGGGTGTTTACTTATGGGATTGGGGATAAGGTATATATACTTATGGAATTGAGGAATTAAAATCAAGCGTCAGAATGCtttatagattttaattattatcaagTATGGCAAAATTCTTTACGGGTTTGGAGCTCATGGATCTCACCCTAAATTGggtgaattttaaattaattttgggaAAGGGGTGGAGCATggagaaaaataattcttaaaatcttaacGAGGTAGGGTTTTGTTCTGTATTTCTCATCCCACCACCACCCAAATCCCcattatatatgaatttttttttcaataatttttgttttatcaattaCAATGTTGGctaataaactttaattttatgtttatctaatataaataagttataactaaaagaaaactcTACATTATAATACTTAttcaattttagaatattgttatgttttcttttctcttttaaggtACTGttctttttaaacatttttagtTCTAATATCATTTCAAGATATTGTTTCAaccttttgtattttttaaataatttaaatattttataatataataataattttatttaagtccTTAATTTGTAATTCACTGAAATCATTTATCTATATATActgtaaaataagtaaatgaagATGGGGTAGGAAATGAAGGTAAAATTTTTAGTGGGGTGGGAAATGAAGGTAAATCTCCCCACCTCTacttattattgaaaaatcaaaatccataATGAGAATAATCATGGTGTTTACTTGttaacataaaaagaaaaatagaatgaAACAAATGGGGTCCATATGTTTTTGGATTAAAGAATGAAAGTTTGATTCTTTATGGAGTTGAGGATAAGGGAATCAAGTTTCCATCAATTGAACTTTCCATTTTACCCAACTTAacctaaattttaaattttcacttttatccttaattaaaatattattatattattgttattgttatcattctcattcttataattgttgttaagaacaagaagaagaagaagaagaagaagaagaagaagaagaagaagaagaagaagaagaacaacaacaacaacaacaacaaccatatagcaagagaaagaaagaaagcaaataaGAGACATAATGTGTGTAGagagaaattttattcaatctcTTGTTTGTTATTCACACTTCCAAGTGTATACAAATAAGGAGTAAAAATCTCCTTTTATGGTGATACAACCATAAAGTAGTAAGTAATACATCATAATTATGAGAGACAACAATCCTTAAATTAAGGAGATAATGTGAGTTATAAGAGATGAAAAATTGCTTGTGAGGAGATAAAAGAATGCTTTGATGAACATccacataaattataattatttcataacaaataataataattttttaacactaataaaattattattaattaattactattgttactattttaacaatacttattttgaataataataataataataatgaaaataattaatttatatcattttaataatctGTAACAATTCATTTCGATTCCAAATATAGCAGTACAATTCATTATGAtttcaactaaaataaataatttatatttattttgttttaatttattttaattcaaaccCATTTCAATTacccattgaaaaataaactattagAATATTAAATCTCATTATGCTCTATATATAGGCTTTTAGTGTCATGGTTTTTGTATCAAACGTCTACAACTAACTCAATTGACAATAATCATGGTGGGTTTATTAATCAGTAATCGGAATGAGAAATAGGAATCAGAATAAACTGTTTGCTTTAACTGTGAGAATCAGAATTAGAATGAGAAGTATtgtcattgatgtgtttattttattttagaatcaTAATGGATAGTTGCAAGTTACTAAACTGACCTcaatttgttattgttataataataataataagaagaagaaagaagataaggataaaatgaaaatttcaaactcTAAGTAGAGGTAATACAGTCACTTTAGATAAtgaaaatctcattttcacCTCCTCTCATGGGAACAATCATTCTCAATTTTATGTATAGTCCACCACTTTGATTCCTCTATctcttatttaaataagtaaactcatcatttattcatatttcttaatgtatatttttatttccaataAATAAAGACGCCacaacagttttttttttttttttaaataagaaaaaaaaattgaaggaatCGCTCGAATCAATTCATAAGTCATAACGGGTCTATTTTCCTGTTTTCAAGAGTGACCTGCGACCACCGTTAAAATccttcaaagaaaaacaaaagagcgGTATATGACGATGTCGTTTAGTAGCGACATATCAAAActcttttaattatcaagaaaAGGTGCAGTTAATATTAACGGCGTAGTTTAGAAAGTAAAACAGAAACGGCTAAAGTAAACGGCTTAATGACGGCGTCATTAGCGTTCAAGGACAATGGaattcatataaataataaatccgCTCCCGGGTCtagattttataaattctGAGCTTTGGTTTGGCGTAGGCGGTAAGAtggtgagttttttttttttgggggggatGATTTCATCAAGTAGCTCTTTTGCATCAAGAAAATAACTacatttcttaaatatttttgctttTCAGTCGGTAACTCTACACACTAATCTGGGTGATATTAAGTGCGAGATTGCTTGCGACGAAGTCCCTAAGACGGCTGAGGTTTGTCTTTGTCTCATTCTgtttgtttcaaatttcaatgtTATAATCAAAGTAAAGATTGCGAAGAGAAGCGAATTTATTTCTCTTACAATTTTTGAATTCACTTAAACCTTAATTTCAATCGTGTtacttgattttgttttacGTACATGCGCATAGCTCCAATTTTGTAGGGTTTAAAAGATTCCTTGTGACTTCAACAAACTTCCTGGAAATGACGTGCAAATCGATGCACCGTTTAGCTTCTAATTTATgtttacaatttgattttatcattttttttcctttgccGAATACTATATCTCATAGCTTCAGTTAGGGCTCGCTGCTCTGGAAACAATTAAAAGTCCGCAATAAGTATGAAAATGCTGTGCCAACTAATCTTGTTTCAGCAGGTAACATGCTTGCTTATGATTCTCGTATTAAAATCTTTTGCAGAATTTTTTGGCACTATGCGCGAGTGGTTACTACGATGGGACCATTTTTCACCGGAATATTAAAGGTTTTATGATTCAAGGTGGAGACCCAACAGGCACTGGAAAAGGCGGAACAAGCATATGGGGCAAGAAGTTCAATGATGAGATAAGGGAGTCCCTCAAGGTATAATCAATTGCTTGGTGCACTTTCTAGACTACATAAATTATGCTACAGTTTTTGCCTCTTTGGTTGGTCGTGAATTTATAGTTCATGAAACGACCTGCCCTGGATTGCGGAAGGATCATCCTTATATACAATTCACAACTTAAAACACGGCGGAAGCGTTAAAACTAATAAACTTTAGAATCTCTATATCTCTGTGTTCTCTGGCCAAAGACAGATTGGCAATCTTTCCACTAGTGGACAAGCTAGGGTGCTTCGCATGTTCAAGTGTGAGGGAATAGAGCAGATTATTTGGGTGGTGGAGCCTAAGTCCTGTTGTTCTATTGGTTAGACTATAAAACTCATAGTTTAGTGTTTTGGATATTTGATCGTCATCTTCTTTCCTTCTTGCCACTTCTCCCTAGACTGTATTCACAAGTATACTTATTGTCATAGCAAGGTTTATTTAGCAGCGTTATCATGATCTAGAGATATCAAGCTTCCGAAATTGGGCCCTGAGGATGCTTGTGAAGTTTggtttgtttgatttatttgcTACATAATTTCAcgatatctaaaaaaaataataataaaataaataaaagattgcATATCGTATGGCATCCTTTCGGCTGATGATATTTTACCAATGATCTTGTATATTTTTCCCGCCTTTTTGCAGCATAATGCTAGAGGGATACTGTCAATGGCCAATAGTGGCCCTAACACTAATGGAAGCCAATTCTTCATCTCTTATGCAAAGCAGCCTCATCTTAACGGATTGTACACTGTGTTTGGTAGAGTAATTCATGGGTTCGAAGTTCTTGACCTTATGGAAAAGGTACGTTGTGATGGCATAATCACTATTTCTCTTAAAGAGCTGTGTTGTGATCCTATTTCGTGTGCAACTTGTTTACTTGATGCTGCTTGCAACACATCCACTTCCATGAAGTTTCATACTTGATGTGTGTTGTCACGTTTTAGTATTCTTTCCCTTGTTAGAGTTAGCATCACTGcctatttttttgggtttttgcaGGCTCAAACTGGATCAGGGGACCGGCCACTTGCGGAGATAAGGATCAATCGAGTTACCATACATGCTAACCCACTTGCTGTCTAGCTTTGTCTGAAAATTTCTTGTTGTATAACATTGTAAAGAGGCTTAGTGTGGAGTGGGAACAGTGACTTACGATTAAACTCCCAGTAGACTCtgtacatttttcttttcccagTTATGACTATGGGCTTGAAGGAAGAAGTAACCGCAGAATTTTATGTAGCATCAAATGGTGAGATTGACGATTGAGAAACGTTAGTAATTTAAATCTTGTTTTCATTCTTGTGGGTGTTGCTTGAGTAACGTGCTGTTGAGGTTAGTTGGTATCAAGCTTTTTGAATGTCATGGTTGATTTCCATCGAAGGGTTTTCATTCGCTGAATGTGTCCAGACTACCAGTCACAAGGGTTAGGGATTCaattctctttatttataGGGCTTTTTAATGTTCTCTTAGTTTTCTCTGAAGAGCTCTTTTAACAAGAGTCAAGTAATTCCTAAACTTGATGTAAGAATAAATGACTGAAGAAACAGCTAAATTTGTTCATATAAAAGATCTTTGTGTGGGTGCTATTTAGCTAAATAGGAAAATCTCGTGTTTGAAAATAAGAGAGCTCATAAAAATGTGGAAGGAATTGAGTTGctgaataaatagaaaaaggtAGAGGATTTTTCCCCCTAATTTCGTTTTGTTGTGCACCTTAGAGGTTATTTGATTAAACCTTCTTTTTCCTCGATAATCTAGCAgtgtaaaagagaaaaagaaaacaaacaattctttcataattttttagcaTATGCAAATTAGACAATACGcatattaaacttttaaaatctagaagatgaccaaaaggaagagaaaaattgTCTAAAGCCTCAATTTTACTATAATTTGATGAATCTAGGGGTGGGCACAATttacttcattttattttttgccaaACGGAGCTGAACCAACTAAATTTCAGTAGAAATATGAACTGAACTGAAATTTCggttcatttaatttttaaccttTAAAATCTTGGTTTTCTCTGGTTATTGGATTTTCAgtttcggttttttttttttttgtttattcacttaaattgttttttttttttttttgagtccATTCGGTGGCTCAGTTATTTTTCACACCTCAAATGCATCTATCACCAcgcaagaaaattaattgcaaAATAAAGACTCAAGATTTAAATTGAtgattgagaaaataaaattaaagttttcgGTATAAATGTAGTAAATGGGTGTTAAGACTTAAGAGTAATATATGTTTATTCAATTGAATAAGGTTATCGAttagtaataaatttatttaagagtaatatacaatttcttttaaatgctGGCTcacccaaaataaaattattccttacttaagaaaaaaatggtgaaTAAAGAGAGGCTCAGCCATTGTCCATTAgaatgttttaaatttatttttttaattcacaaTGACATGCTTAAAAAGTCAAGATAGAAAATTTTACATCTTAAATAATGTATCACccataaataattatcatgattttgttaataattgatttttttaataataatcattaatttataagttaattTCACtccattaataaataaataaataacatatgacctgttatattatttaaaatacaaattttctgaGGCTAATTTTATAACAGAAACTAGACTGGAGAGTAGAAAGTAGAAAGAGTGGCACTTAAATGTTGACAGCCGACATTTTTCGTTTATGTTGACGCGCCACCAGCTGAGAGAACCAAAAGCGTCAAAAGCACGCttagtgtttatttaattgacataAAAACAGCGAGAGTATTTCACTGGTTATATGTTAGGGTTACAAATTCCGCGCCAATTCGTGTCCCTTGTCTCGGTAGAATTAAATGGACATCAAAGAGGACAGGCAAGAAAAAACTCCAACAGTTCCCAAATCAACACCAAGTCCAAGCCCTAAAGAGAAGGTGAACGTAAATGCGTCTCAGTCGAGCTCATCGCACCCTCCTCACCAAAACCCTAATGCCACATCTCCAAAGAAGACCGTGGTCCCCAGTCATTTTGTCTTCTGGGTGGCCGGCACTTACGCTGCTCAGCCTCTTCAAAATTACGACCCCAAAGTCTGGGGCGTCCTTACCGCTATTTCTAACAACGCTCGCAAACGCCACCAGGTACCTACCTTACCATAAACCCTAATTCAccaatttccttttcttctcttcattatttatttttaaattcgcTCGATTTTTGGGCTTTCTTCGAAATctgtattattattgttatttatttccCGTAATGCCAGGGcataaatattcttttgaCTGCGGATGAACATTGCATTGGCCGATTGGTAGATGATGCACATTTCCAGATTGACTCAAATGCTGTCAGTGCAAACCATTGCAAGATATACAGGAAGAAGTTTGCTAGTGGAGATTTAGATCATTCTCCTAGCGGTTGCTCATCTGTGTGCTTGAAAGATACGAGGTTGTGTATTGCTTAGAAAGCTCTGTAATTTATTGCTTTTAAAAGATGTGTACTGATTGTATTTGTGCAGCACAAATGGGACTTATGTCAACTGTGAGAGGTTCAAGAAGAATAGCTCTGAAGTCAATATCGATCATGGTGATATTATATCATTTGCAGCTCCTCCTCAGCATGGTAATTTAGTAAAGGTTTTTCCTTGTTACTGATGAagacaaattgattttttttttcctgctgCTTCAACAGAGCACAGTCAATAATCATTCTCCTAGA encodes:
- the LOC102607504 gene encoding uncharacterized protein LOC102607504; amino-acid sequence: MATEPPSSSTTATTVPQEKRHRSVFDLPSNFFDSCRLLSPLATSMSDNDSRPAAETLKVIHDCEEEDNRSINSVALTRWTCNTCKTEFESLQDQRSHFKSDVHRFNVKLTIAGKDIVKEEDFEELTSDSLKDYDVSSISGSEDEADKLSCRHDPRGESVPSVRTKLFIRLQSGERVSFWKCLMLNESESVSYEDDKSFSVNDEGCLSVSEVIERLKSLTCEPRDGTHLRVVLLASGGHFAGSVFDGNLVVARKTFHRYVVRAKAGKKQSSKDASGKAANSAGAALRRYNELALKKDLQELLASWKPYFDASICVFIYAPSTNRQLLFNGDKSYFSHQCCTIQNIPLAVRRPTLKETQRVYRQLTQVAYEVDEKDISLETCESSRINSISNCDPGSSKEDLADKLDLKETFEASSSCKQYSEQCLSSESESEVTGITTSLHEAAQSSIAQKVLELLEQGLDPCIKDENGRTPYMLASEKEVRNTFRRFMASNPDKWDWHAAKVPSALTKEMEESQAAKQAEKDAKRKARAKELKKLRKAREKRAAQAQAAENAAVADNQLTPSSVLKGEAQLRGLHISKEEELKRSQAAEREKRAAAAERRMAAALALNAQGSSTSVAPSTLQPKTGLATDINCSCCGASLAGKVPFHRYNYKYCSTSCMHVHREVLEDG
- the LOC102607207 gene encoding peptidyl-prolyl cis-trans isomerase CYP18-1, whose product is MSVTLHTNLGDIKCEIACDEVPKTAENFLALCASGYYDGTIFHRNIKGFMIQGGDPTGTGKGGTSIWGKKFNDEIRESLKHNARGILSMANSGPNTNGSQFFISYAKQPHLNGLYTVFGRVIHGFEVLDLMEKAQTGSGDRPLAEIRINRVTIHANPLAV